From a single Chloroflexota bacterium genomic region:
- a CDS encoding LCP family protein, giving the protein MGNERDVPDLHTIHNAQPPDQRPTPPWVGVVLGCLLIAFALVFAYSGYRLYRWTRSAVASVPKSAVPLITAVAAQSTTTADEVTPEPSPTVAPTPTVRPWHPRSGERVNILLLGVDKRPSEAGPTRTDTMIVVTLDPTTGQVGMLSIPRDLWVRIPEYDIFAKINTAHVIGEARGYPGGGPALAKRTVSDLIGYPIHYYVKINFDGFRRLIDLIGGVDIYVPQDINDPTFPDDNYGYDPLFIPAGQHHMDGELALKYARTRHVDDDYGRARRQQQVLLAIKEQLLRTDKLPSLIMRLPQLARTFAGSVETDIPLDKIAALANLTRHLDLDNVKQVVIDRSLGEERNDPEIGYVLIPDRDAIRPLMDDLFGGGIPVASPHTASASPKMAEVLEDSALKAESARIAVLDGTGRPERAARVADQLRAYGLQITHTGEADRSTYPRTVVRVFVRKPRTLSLLQSILGSTEVQDLSKTVSMPPWDIEIVLGEEALPIIETQ; this is encoded by the coding sequence ATGGGAAACGAGCGAGACGTCCCCGATTTGCATACGATCCACAATGCTCAACCGCCTGACCAGCGGCCAACCCCGCCGTGGGTTGGGGTCGTGTTGGGCTGTCTGCTTATCGCCTTCGCGCTGGTCTTCGCCTACTCAGGCTATCGGCTCTATCGATGGACGCGGTCCGCCGTCGCCAGCGTGCCGAAGAGCGCCGTGCCCCTCATCACCGCCGTGGCCGCCCAGTCCACCACCACCGCCGACGAGGTCACGCCGGAGCCCTCCCCGACCGTGGCTCCCACCCCGACCGTCCGGCCCTGGCACCCTCGAAGCGGCGAACGGGTGAACATCCTGCTCCTGGGCGTGGATAAACGCCCCAGCGAGGCGGGTCCCACGCGCACGGACACCATGATCGTCGTCACCCTGGACCCGACCACCGGGCAGGTCGGCATGCTCTCCATCCCCCGGGACCTGTGGGTGCGCATCCCGGAGTACGATATCTTCGCCAAGATCAACACCGCCCACGTGATCGGGGAGGCCAGGGGATATCCCGGAGGCGGCCCCGCGCTGGCCAAACGCACGGTCAGCGACCTGATCGGCTATCCGATCCATTATTACGTCAAGATCAACTTCGACGGGTTCCGACGCCTCATCGATCTCATCGGCGGCGTGGACATCTATGTGCCACAGGACATCAACGATCCGACCTTCCCGGACGACAACTACGGGTACGACCCCCTCTTCATCCCGGCGGGGCAGCATCACATGGACGGCGAACTGGCCCTGAAATACGCCCGCACCCGTCACGTGGACGATGACTATGGGCGGGCGCGCCGACAACAACAGGTGCTCCTGGCCATCAAGGAGCAGCTGCTGCGAACCGATAAGCTGCCCTCCCTGATCATGCGCCTGCCACAGCTCGCCCGGACCTTCGCGGGCAGCGTGGAGACGGACATCCCTCTGGATAAGATCGCCGCCCTGGCCAACCTGACGCGACACCTGGATCTGGACAACGTGAAGCAGGTGGTGATCGATCGCAGCCTGGGCGAGGAACGAAACGATCCGGAGATCGGCTATGTGCTGATCCCAGATCGGGACGCGATCCGCCCCCTGATGGACGATCTGTTCGGGGGTGGCATCCCGGTGGCCTCCCCGCACACGGCCTCGGCCTCGCCCAAGATGGCCGAAGTCCTGGAGGATAGCGCGCTGAAAGCGGAGAGCGCACGCATCGCCGTCCTGGACGGGACCGGACGTCCGGAGAGGGCAGCTCGCGTGGCTGATCAGCTGAGGGCGTATGGCCTCCAGATCACCCACACAGGAGAGGCGGACCGCTCCACATACCCTCGTACAGTGGTGCGCGTCTTCGTCCGCAAACCTCGCACCCTATCCCTCCTACAATCCATCCTGGGCTCCACCGAGGTCCAAGACTTGAGCAAGACGGTCTCCATGCCGCCCTGGGACATCGAGATCGTGCTCGGGGAAGAGGCGCTCCCGATCATCGAGACCCAATAG
- a CDS encoding exonuclease SbcCD subunit D, which yields MKLLHFADLHLGMENYGRLDPQTGLSTRLVDFLRVFDHLVEFAEAEAVDLVIFAGDAFKTRDPSPTYQREFARRIHRLARELGIPTFLLVGNHDLPNAASRAHAIEIFDTLEVENVLVARRPDTYRVDTKNGPVQIVALPWVTRSALLTRDEYKNLNLEEIHQLMLDKLDRALLRDGGLVSRLDPALPTVLVAHGTVHGAVYGSERSVMLGRDLVLPLSLVRHQAFDYVALGHIHKHQCLCDDPPVVYSGSLERIDFGEASERKGFILVELEKGHADWRFVPVNARRFIAIDVRADGEDPTQQVLNAIAQHPIDDAIVRLTIHTTAEVEARLDDAAIRQALAPAFYVAAISREVKRPSRLRLGSQESIETLTPREILERYLIARQTPPERIEQLLRYADEILELADE from the coding sequence ATAAAGTTGCTACATTTTGCCGACCTCCACCTGGGCATGGAGAACTACGGCCGGCTGGATCCCCAGACCGGCCTGTCCACCCGGCTGGTCGACTTCCTGCGTGTCTTCGATCATCTCGTCGAGTTCGCGGAGGCGGAAGCCGTCGACCTGGTGATCTTCGCGGGGGACGCGTTCAAGACCAGGGATCCCTCCCCCACGTATCAGCGGGAGTTCGCCCGACGCATCCACCGCCTCGCCCGGGAGCTGGGCATCCCCACCTTCCTGCTGGTGGGCAATCACGACCTCCCCAACGCCGCCAGCCGTGCCCACGCCATCGAGATCTTCGACACCCTGGAGGTGGAAAACGTCCTGGTGGCCCGACGACCTGACACGTACCGCGTGGACACGAAGAACGGGCCGGTGCAGATCGTCGCGCTGCCGTGGGTCACCCGCAGCGCGCTGCTCACACGAGACGAGTACAAGAACCTGAACCTGGAAGAGATCCACCAGCTCATGCTGGATAAGCTCGACCGGGCCCTCCTCAGGGACGGGGGGCTGGTGAGCCGGCTGGACCCGGCGCTGCCCACGGTCCTGGTGGCGCACGGCACGGTCCACGGCGCCGTCTACGGCAGCGAGCGCAGCGTCATGCTGGGGCGTGATCTGGTGCTGCCCCTCAGCCTGGTACGCCATCAAGCGTTCGATTACGTCGCCCTGGGGCACATCCACAAACACCAATGCCTGTGCGACGACCCGCCGGTGGTCTACTCCGGGAGCTTGGAGCGGATCGACTTCGGCGAGGCATCCGAGCGAAAAGGGTTTATCCTGGTCGAGCTGGAAAAGGGGCATGCGGACTGGCGCTTCGTCCCCGTGAACGCCCGACGGTTCATCGCCATCGACGTGCGAGCCGATGGAGAGGATCCCACTCAACAGGTGTTGAACGCCATCGCTCAACACCCCATCGACGACGCCATCGTACGTCTGACGATCCACACCACGGCGGAGGTGGAGGCACGGCTGGACGACGCGGCCATCCGGCAGGCGCTGGCGCCGGCGTTCTACGTGGCCGCCATCTCCCGAGAGGTGAAACGTCCCTCGCGACTGCGATTGGGGAGTCAGGAATCCATCGAAACGCTGACCCCCCGTGAGATATTGGAACGCTATCTGATCGCCCGGCAAACTCCACCCGAACGCATCGAACAGCTTCTCCGCTACGCAGACGAGATCCTGGAGCTCGCCGACGAGTGA
- a CDS encoding bifunctional sulfate adenylyltransferase/adenylylsulfate kinase — MSTGSTKATTVSQTSTLIPPYGGELVNLLVPAEEADELKAYASHLPSIQISERSVCDLELLAVGAFSPLDRFMGREDHQRVLDEMRLTSGHLFPIPITLPVKPDSNIHLDQEIALRNAKNELLAVMTIEEIYEWDREEVAQKVFGTLDLRHPLVAEMNRWGSLNISGRLRVLQLPRHYDFQDLRLTPAQTRARLEEMGRTNVVAFQTRNPLHRVHEELTKRAIEEVDGVLLLHPVVGMTKPGDVDHYTRVRTYKALAQRYFSPDRILLALLPLAMRLAGPREALWHALIRRNYGANYLIVGRDHASPGKDSTGKPFYGPYDAQELVRQHSEELGVGVVSFQELVYLPDEDRYEEVSRVPADARTASISGTQVREEYLNNGRKLPDWFTRPEVAEILSEAYPPRHRQGVCIWFTGLSGAGKSTTAEILTVLLLEHGRQVTLLDGDVVRTHLSKGLGFSKEDRDTNIRRIGFVASEIVRHGGIAVCAAVSPYRATRNEVRNMVGRDRFIEVFVDTPLEVCEQRDAKGMYAKARRGEIKGFTGIDDPYEPPRHPEIRLDTVNHTAEENARMILDYLIQRGFVRAED, encoded by the coding sequence TTGAGTACAGGAAGCACGAAAGCGACAACCGTTTCTCAAACATCTACCTTGATCCCACCCTACGGCGGTGAGCTGGTAAACCTGCTGGTCCCCGCCGAAGAAGCAGACGAGCTGAAGGCTTACGCCAGCCATCTGCCTTCCATCCAGATCTCCGAGCGCTCGGTATGTGACCTGGAGCTTTTGGCTGTCGGAGCGTTCTCCCCCCTGGATCGCTTCATGGGGCGAGAGGATCACCAACGAGTTCTGGACGAGATGCGCCTCACCAGCGGGCATCTCTTCCCCATCCCCATCACGCTGCCCGTAAAGCCCGATTCCAACATCCACCTGGACCAGGAGATCGCTCTGCGCAACGCGAAGAACGAGCTCCTGGCGGTGATGACCATCGAGGAGATCTACGAGTGGGATCGGGAGGAGGTGGCCCAAAAGGTTTTCGGCACCCTGGATCTGCGCCACCCGCTGGTGGCGGAGATGAATCGGTGGGGCTCGCTGAACATCTCCGGCCGTCTGCGGGTCCTACAACTGCCGCGCCACTATGACTTTCAGGACCTGCGACTGACGCCCGCGCAGACTCGTGCCCGACTGGAGGAGATGGGCCGAACCAACGTGGTCGCCTTCCAGACCCGCAACCCGCTCCACCGGGTGCACGAGGAGCTGACCAAGCGGGCGATCGAGGAGGTGGACGGCGTCCTGCTCCTGCATCCGGTGGTGGGCATGACCAAGCCGGGCGACGTGGACCATTACACTCGCGTGCGAACCTACAAGGCGCTGGCCCAGCGATACTTCTCGCCCGACCGGATCCTGCTGGCGTTGTTGCCGCTGGCCATGCGACTGGCAGGCCCGCGAGAGGCGCTCTGGCACGCGCTGATCCGACGCAACTACGGCGCCAACTACCTGATCGTGGGGAGGGATCACGCCAGCCCGGGCAAGGACTCCACCGGCAAGCCCTTCTACGGCCCCTACGATGCTCAGGAGCTGGTCCGGCAACACAGCGAGGAGCTGGGCGTGGGCGTGGTCTCCTTCCAGGAGTTGGTCTACCTTCCCGACGAGGACCGCTACGAAGAGGTCTCCCGGGTGCCGGCCGACGCCCGCACGGCCTCGATCTCCGGCACCCAGGTGCGAGAGGAGTACCTGAACAACGGGCGCAAGCTGCCCGATTGGTTCACCCGGCCGGAGGTGGCCGAGATCCTCTCCGAGGCCTATCCCCCTCGCCACCGTCAGGGGGTGTGCATCTGGTTCACCGGGCTGAGCGGAGCGGGCAAGTCCACGACGGCCGAGATCCTGACCGTCCTCCTGCTGGAGCACGGCCGTCAGGTAACGCTGCTGGACGGCGACGTGGTGCGCACGCATCTGTCCAAAGGGCTCGGCTTCAGCAAGGAAGACCGGGACACCAACATCCGACGCATCGGATTCGTCGCCTCGGAGATCGTGCGACACGGCGGGATAGCCGTGTGCGCGGCAGTGAGCCCCTATCGGGCCACACGCAACGAGGTGCGCAACATGGTCGGCCGCGACCGGTTCATCGAGGTGTTCGTGGACACGCCCCTGGAGGTGTGCGAGCAGCGAGATGCCAAGGGCATGTACGCCAAGGCCCGGCGGGGCGAGATCAAAGGCTTCACGGGGATCGACGATCCCTACGAGCCGCCCAGGCATCCGGAGATCCGCCTGGATACGGTGAATCACACCGCCGAGGAGAACGCCCGCATGATCCTGGACTACCTGATCCAGCGGGGCTTCGTGCGAGCGGAGGACTGA
- a CDS encoding DUF4129 domain-containing protein — protein MNWKRWNWVSEAMLPATLAVQRTCWLWLWLEFARRWLAPSYHRALLPASLILGLSLTSMATARWTPAGTRVLSRARLQTTLIGFGAILLVLWWQFYRGRYPLWNMRWMGILGTDLTHWGAVTPPLFIALVIAIYLWLRGLLDGRMPPIHDNVWGAFTTGFIMLVILVVVAMADRRGLPTGAEHVIVLFFATSMAALALSSLEMGRGVGRRRIGARLQLSRHWLVSMLSIILGLLGLGLAMSALIAPADVARVLGWIGGVVNAIGRVIYTVIAFLSYLLYLILYPLFVILIPLVEWLAALLGKMFSLDSLQELEAEELDAPDQLMTLSEPARWALLIVTVLVLGLIFAMALQRVRLETEEEIEEERDLILSRELLRTQWKALWHRWIQRLRGMRRTVLHPFLSLEDEIHTRRVIRAIYQALLAAARDQGCPRRRGQTPIEYRRALARLLPGAQDALNAITDGYVHARYSPEPPTVEQMEGARRAWEKIQSTWQAEPRTSKKPRHPAPDS, from the coding sequence GTGAATTGGAAGCGCTGGAATTGGGTTAGCGAGGCGATGCTGCCGGCCACGCTCGCCGTCCAACGCACCTGCTGGCTCTGGCTGTGGCTGGAATTCGCCCGCCGATGGCTGGCTCCCTCTTATCACCGGGCCCTCTTGCCCGCCTCGCTGATCCTCGGGCTGTCGTTGACCAGTATGGCGACGGCGCGTTGGACCCCGGCCGGCACCCGGGTACTCAGCCGAGCCCGCCTCCAGACGACCTTGATCGGCTTCGGCGCCATCCTGCTGGTCCTCTGGTGGCAGTTCTACCGCGGCCGATATCCCTTGTGGAACATGCGCTGGATGGGCATCCTGGGAACGGACCTGACCCACTGGGGCGCCGTCACGCCGCCGCTCTTCATCGCCCTGGTCATCGCCATTTACCTGTGGCTGCGCGGCCTGCTGGATGGCCGGATGCCCCCCATCCACGACAACGTCTGGGGAGCCTTCACCACCGGCTTCATCATGCTCGTCATCCTGGTCGTGGTCGCGATGGCAGATCGGCGGGGCCTCCCCACCGGGGCGGAACACGTCATCGTCCTCTTCTTCGCCACCAGCATGGCGGCATTGGCCCTCTCCAGCCTGGAGATGGGGCGCGGGGTGGGCAGGCGACGCATCGGCGCCCGGCTCCAACTGAGCCGTCACTGGCTGGTCAGCATGCTCTCCATCATCCTCGGATTACTGGGGCTCGGCCTGGCTATGAGCGCCCTCATCGCCCCCGCGGACGTGGCCCGGGTGTTGGGTTGGATCGGCGGCGTCGTGAACGCCATCGGCCGCGTGATATACACGGTCATCGCCTTCCTCAGCTACCTCCTCTACCTGATCCTGTACCCCCTCTTCGTGATCCTGATCCCCCTGGTCGAGTGGCTGGCAGCCCTGCTCGGCAAGATGTTCTCCCTCGACTCCCTGCAGGAGCTGGAGGCGGAGGAATTGGACGCGCCGGACCAGCTGATGACCCTCTCCGAGCCGGCCCGCTGGGCCCTGTTGATCGTCACCGTCCTGGTTTTGGGCCTGATCTTCGCCATGGCGCTGCAGCGCGTCCGGCTGGAGACGGAGGAGGAGATCGAGGAGGAGAGGGACCTGATCCTGTCCCGTGAGCTCCTGCGCACGCAATGGAAGGCCCTGTGGCACCGATGGATCCAACGGCTGCGCGGGATGCGGAGGACAGTGCTGCATCCGTTCCTCTCACTGGAGGACGAGATCCACACCCGGCGGGTGATCCGGGCGATCTACCAGGCGCTGCTGGCCGCCGCACGCGATCAGGGATGCCCCCGGCGCCGCGGGCAGACGCCCATCGAGTACCGCCGGGCGCTGGCCCGCCTGCTACCCGGCGCCCAGGATGCCCTGAACGCCATCACAGACGGCTACGTGCATGCCCGCTACAGCCCGGAGCCGCCGACCGTGGAGCAAATGGAGGGCGCCCGCCGGGCCTGGGAGAAGATCCAAAGCACCTGGCAGGCAGAGCCTCGAACCTCGAAAAAGCCCCGACATCCTGCCCCAGATTCTTGA
- a CDS encoding DUF58 domain-containing protein produces MEKAWWVVVGIIFILSAILHHSLLLMMGLLLALIGAASHLWTRYCLAGVGYRRRFGSTRLFYGEETDLYIEIVNAKPLPLAWLRAEDEFPADVELLTGRLHSSYRPGRRLLINLLSLRWYERVTRHYRIRGAHRGAWEFGPVEIISGDLFGFSIKREKFQDTQTLLVYPRIVPLTALGLPARHPFGDFKTPRRVLEDPIRLMGAREYIPGDSFRHIHWKATARRNELQTKVFEPSASRPIAIFLNVNTFEYRYEGIDRELQEFAITTAASIARWAWGEGYPIGLYVNSVTQPGGRRIRIRPGSHPDQLTWVLEALTRVVMYGRWPIEAILQVEAPNLRYGSTVIVVSPLLNDRLSRTLVDLRNREYGVSLVGLGEKRLDTPPPGIRYYHIGGHEVWRELEALELG; encoded by the coding sequence ATGGAAAAAGCCTGGTGGGTAGTCGTCGGCATCATCTTTATCCTGAGCGCGATCCTGCACCACAGCCTTCTGCTCATGATGGGCCTGCTCTTGGCCCTGATCGGGGCAGCCTCTCACCTGTGGACGCGCTACTGTCTCGCCGGCGTCGGTTATCGCCGACGTTTCGGATCGACGCGGCTGTTCTATGGGGAGGAAACCGACCTCTACATCGAGATCGTGAACGCCAAGCCCCTGCCGCTGGCGTGGCTACGCGCCGAGGACGAGTTCCCGGCGGATGTGGAGCTTCTCACCGGCCGCCTACACAGCAGTTATCGCCCCGGCCGCCGGCTCCTGATCAACCTCCTCTCGCTTCGTTGGTACGAGCGGGTGACGCGTCACTACCGGATCCGCGGCGCCCACCGCGGCGCCTGGGAATTCGGCCCCGTGGAGATCATCTCGGGCGATCTCTTCGGGTTCTCCATCAAGCGGGAGAAGTTCCAGGACACCCAGACGCTGTTGGTCTATCCCCGCATCGTGCCGCTCACCGCGCTGGGGTTGCCCGCCCGACATCCCTTCGGCGACTTCAAAACGCCGCGCCGCGTGCTGGAGGACCCCATCCGGCTCATGGGCGCACGAGAGTACATCCCGGGAGACAGCTTTCGCCATATCCACTGGAAGGCCACCGCGCGCCGCAATGAGCTCCAAACCAAGGTGTTCGAGCCATCCGCCAGCCGTCCCATAGCGATCTTCCTCAACGTCAACACCTTCGAATACCGCTACGAGGGGATCGATCGGGAGCTGCAGGAGTTCGCCATCACCACGGCGGCCTCCATCGCACGTTGGGCGTGGGGCGAGGGATACCCCATTGGCCTGTACGTCAACTCCGTCACCCAGCCCGGCGGCCGTCGCATCCGCATCCGCCCCGGAAGCCACCCCGACCAGCTCACCTGGGTTCTGGAGGCGCTGACCCGGGTTGTGATGTACGGACGGTGGCCCATCGAAGCGATCCTCCAGGTGGAAGCGCCGAACCTGCGGTACGGCTCCACCGTCATCGTCGTGAGCCCCCTCCTGAACGATCGACTTTCCCGGACGCTGGTGGACCTGAGGAATCGGGAGTACGGCGTCTCCCTCGTCGGGCTAGGGGAAAAACGACTGGACACACCTCCCCCAGGCATCCGATATTACCATATCGGTGGACACGAGGTGTGGCGTGAATTGGAAGCGCTGGAATTGGGTTAG
- a CDS encoding sugar ABC transporter substrate-binding protein yields the protein MYKGRMFLMVTWLVISVLALGACQYQPPPPAAAPAAEEAGAEEEEVVTLLWAFWGSPQEAKTHQSVADAFMAEHPNIKIETMVEPWSDYFTKIQTLWASGDPSVIPDVLFLWPTPRYAAQGVLENLDPWIEKSGYDLSDYWPALLESAMWNGSVYGLPRDIGLEVLYYRKDIFDEAGVAYPTEDWTWDDLVAAAEKLTIVEPSGRVKRYALGMEGGKYQLWVGQNYGSILDDMRNPSRCTLTEPAAMEAIQFFADLMNKNYAMRDANLSQAGGDTAVFLSGQVAMIIQNSSRVSAFNEAGLDYDVQVVPIPKGGQRSASAGGAAWVMSAASDNKEAAWTFLSWLQSKDGGQRLYTESGEIFPALKSVAYSDVFLRSGKPPANRKAFLIEAENAKVGRFGYFDEWGELNGSIILPGMQRIWAGEDPEKVVPEVCEQVDAFLAEHGYPK from the coding sequence ATGTATAAGGGCCGAATGTTCCTGATGGTGACGTGGTTGGTCATCTCCGTACTGGCGTTGGGGGCCTGTCAATACCAACCGCCCCCGCCGGCCGCAGCCCCAGCTGCGGAGGAAGCAGGTGCCGAGGAGGAAGAGGTCGTTACGCTGCTCTGGGCTTTTTGGGGAAGCCCGCAGGAGGCCAAGACCCACCAGAGCGTCGCCGACGCCTTCATGGCTGAACATCCCAACATCAAGATCGAGACCATGGTGGAGCCCTGGAGCGACTACTTCACCAAGATTCAAACCCTCTGGGCCAGCGGCGACCCGTCCGTGATCCCCGATGTGCTCTTCCTGTGGCCGACGCCTCGGTACGCTGCCCAGGGCGTGCTGGAGAATCTCGACCCCTGGATTGAGAAGAGCGGCTATGACCTGAGCGACTACTGGCCTGCCCTGCTGGAGTCGGCCATGTGGAACGGCAGCGTCTACGGCCTGCCACGGGACATCGGGCTGGAGGTGCTCTACTATCGCAAGGACATCTTCGACGAGGCAGGGGTGGCCTATCCCACTGAGGACTGGACCTGGGATGACCTGGTGGCGGCCGCTGAGAAGCTCACCATCGTCGAGCCCAGCGGCCGGGTGAAGCGCTACGCCCTGGGTATGGAGGGCGGAAAGTATCAGCTATGGGTCGGCCAGAATTACGGCAGCATCCTGGACGATATGCGGAATCCCTCCCGGTGTACGCTGACCGAGCCGGCGGCCATGGAGGCCATTCAGTTCTTCGCCGACCTGATGAACAAGAACTACGCCATGCGGGACGCCAATCTCAGCCAGGCCGGCGGTGACACGGCCGTGTTCCTCAGCGGCCAGGTGGCCATGATCATCCAGAACTCCAGCCGGGTGTCGGCGTTCAACGAGGCGGGGCTGGACTATGACGTCCAGGTGGTTCCCATCCCCAAGGGCGGGCAGCGCTCCGCTTCTGCCGGTGGCGCAGCCTGGGTGATGAGCGCCGCCAGCGATAACAAGGAGGCGGCCTGGACCTTCCTGAGCTGGCTGCAAAGCAAGGATGGCGGCCAGCGCCTCTACACCGAGTCCGGGGAGATCTTCCCCGCGCTGAAGTCTGTGGCCTACTCCGACGTCTTCCTCCGCTCCGGGAAGCCACCGGCCAACCGCAAGGCCTTCCTCATCGAGGCGGAGAACGCCAAGGTCGGGCGGTTCGGCTACTTCGATGAGTGGGGTGAGCTGAACGGCTCCATCATCCTGCCGGGGATGCAGCGCATCTGGGCGGGCGAGGACCCCGAGAAGGTGGTGCCGGAGGTCTGCGAACAGGTGGATGCCTTCCTGGCGGAGCACGGCTATCCCAAGTGA
- a CDS encoding sugar ABC transporter permease has protein sequence MTVAHGRSVPTASRRWFRWRPDQQWEAYLFLVPSLIGFLIFTALPVIASLALSFVHWNLLTPPIFVGVANYVQLLTRDRIFQKVFWNTAYFIVTIVPLQLILGLMMAVALNRPIRGRTVYRLIYFMPVVTTIVAAALIFQWMFNRDFGVVSAMIWKLAEWTGLPITPPDWLNSPTWARPAVVILTLWKNTGFTMVIYLAGLQAIPRELYDAAEVDGANAWQRFRHITVPMVSPTTFFLLVIQMIGAFQLFSEPYVMTRGGPAQATLTIVYYIYQNAFEFGRMGKASAIAWVLFAFIFVFTFIQTRLQRHWVHYEAGE, from the coding sequence ATGACCGTTGCACACGGCCGATCCGTTCCCACCGCGAGTCGCCGGTGGTTTCGGTGGCGCCCTGATCAGCAGTGGGAGGCCTATCTCTTCCTGGTGCCCAGCCTGATCGGGTTCCTGATCTTCACCGCCCTTCCCGTGATCGCCTCCCTGGCGTTGAGCTTTGTGCATTGGAACCTGCTCACCCCGCCGATCTTCGTCGGCGTGGCGAATTACGTGCAGCTCCTGACCCGCGATCGCATCTTCCAGAAGGTGTTCTGGAACACGGCCTATTTCATCGTCACGATCGTGCCGCTGCAATTGATCCTGGGGCTGATGATGGCCGTGGCCCTGAATCGCCCGATCCGGGGGCGGACGGTTTATCGGCTGATCTATTTCATGCCCGTGGTCACCACCATCGTGGCGGCCGCCCTCATCTTCCAGTGGATGTTCAACCGGGATTTCGGCGTGGTCAGCGCCATGATCTGGAAGCTGGCCGAATGGACGGGGCTTCCCATCACGCCGCCCGATTGGTTGAACAGCCCGACCTGGGCCCGGCCGGCCGTCGTCATCCTCACCCTCTGGAAGAACACCGGCTTCACCATGGTGATCTATCTGGCCGGCTTACAGGCCATCCCTCGCGAGCTTTACGATGCGGCCGAGGTGGATGGGGCGAACGCCTGGCAGCGTTTCCGGCACATCACGGTGCCCATGGTGAGCCCGACCACGTTCTTCCTGCTGGTGATCCAGATGATCGGCGCCTTCCAGCTCTTCAGCGAGCCGTACGTGATGACCCGGGGCGGCCCGGCCCAGGCGACCCTGACCATCGTCTACTACATCTATCAGAACGCCTTCGAGTTCGGGCGCATGGGCAAGGCCTCGGCCATCGCCTGGGTGTTGTTCGCCTTCATCTTCGTCTTCACGTTCATCCAGACCCGATTGCAACGACATTGGGTGCATTACGAGGCGGGGGAGTAG
- a CDS encoding carbohydrate ABC transporter permease — translation MRSTLLGRRHPRSGSWVAHLALHGALLAGSVLMLLPFAWMLSTSLKEPREVFAYPPVWIPSRIAWENYVETVSVMPFGRFYLNSAIVAVSITALQILTSSLAAFAFARLRFWGREPLFMLYLATLMIPFQVTMIPNFILIRYLGWYDSYKALILPPAFSAFSTFLLRQYMRTIPMDLDEAARIDGASSWRIWGQVIMPLSGPAIAALSIFVFLGAWNDFLWPLVITASLDMRTLPVGLSAFQGQYNVQWHLLMAGSVIALIPVLVVYIVAQRWFVEGITLSGMGGR, via the coding sequence ATGCGATCCACACTCCTCGGCAGAAGGCATCCTCGATCGGGCTCGTGGGTGGCCCATCTGGCGCTGCATGGGGCGTTGTTGGCCGGCAGCGTTCTCATGCTATTGCCCTTCGCCTGGATGCTCAGCACCTCGTTGAAGGAGCCCCGGGAGGTCTTCGCCTATCCGCCCGTGTGGATCCCCAGCCGGATCGCCTGGGAGAATTACGTGGAGACGGTCTCGGTCATGCCCTTCGGCCGCTTCTACCTGAACAGCGCCATCGTCGCCGTCAGCATCACCGCCCTTCAGATCCTGACCTCCTCGCTGGCGGCCTTTGCCTTCGCCCGGCTGCGCTTTTGGGGCCGTGAGCCGCTTTTCATGCTCTACCTGGCCACCCTGATGATCCCCTTTCAGGTGACCATGATCCCGAATTTCATCCTTATCCGTTATCTGGGCTGGTACGATTCCTATAAAGCGCTGATCCTGCCGCCGGCGTTTTCGGCCTTCAGCACCTTCCTGTTGCGCCAGTACATGCGCACTATCCCAATGGATCTGGACGAGGCCGCTCGTATCGACGGCGCGTCCTCCTGGCGTATCTGGGGACAGGTGATCATGCCGCTGAGCGGCCCGGCGATCGCCGCCCTCTCCATCTTCGTCTTCCTGGGGGCCTGGAACGACTTCCTGTGGCCCCTGGTGATCACGGCCTCGCTGGACATGCGTACGCTGCCCGTGGGCCTGAGTGCCTTTCAGGGGCAGTATAATGTACAATGGCATCTGCTGATGGCCGGGTCCGTGATCGCCCTGATCCCGGTGTTGGTCGTGTACATCGTCGCCCAGAGGTGGTTCGTAGAGGGGATCACGCTCTCGGGCATGGGAGGACGTTGA